One window of the Candidatus Zixiibacteriota bacterium genome contains the following:
- the zraR gene encoding Transcriptional regulatory protein ZraR, with amino-acid sequence MSRILVIDDEPKMTYLVGDALREAGFDVTTINNSGEAIRLMEGHSFDIIVSDLAMPEISGLEILEKARQKGDVEVILMTAYGTVETAVAAMKAGAADYIIKPFPMDELVLLCRNLSERQKLTALSTLLTKEIKDISYDKFIGRSPAAHDMLDLIAKVAVTDTTVLLTGKSGTGKELAAHLVHENSPRKDKPFIPVNCAALTETLLESELFGHEKGAFTGAVARKRGRFELADGGTIFLDEIGETSPALQAKLLRVLEERQFVRVGGVDNVKTDVRVIAATNKNLKEEIAKGKFREDLYYRLNVFPIQVPSLAERRDDIALLAEYFLSKKQYRHGHLSSEIVNILKSYQWPGNIRELKNILERAMILAAGEPLEMEHIGIDDETETAPLEMEKPGDLPASGLETAEKEMIEKALKNSGGNKTEAAKMLKITRRRLYSRMKFHGIR; translated from the coding sequence ATGAGCCGTATTCTTGTCATAGACGATGAACCAAAAATGACCTATCTGGTGGGAGATGCCCTCAGGGAGGCCGGATTCGATGTGACGACAATTAATAATTCCGGGGAGGCAATCCGCTTGATGGAAGGGCATTCCTTCGATATTATAGTTTCTGACCTGGCGATGCCGGAAATTTCCGGACTGGAAATTCTGGAAAAGGCCCGACAGAAGGGGGATGTGGAAGTAATTCTCATGACGGCATATGGGACGGTCGAAACCGCGGTCGCGGCCATGAAAGCGGGGGCGGCCGATTATATTATTAAGCCGTTTCCGATGGATGAATTGGTGCTTCTCTGCAGGAATCTGTCCGAGCGGCAGAAATTGACGGCCCTTTCGACGCTTCTAACCAAAGAGATCAAGGATATTTCGTACGACAAATTCATCGGGCGTTCTCCGGCCGCACATGATATGCTCGATTTGATTGCCAAGGTGGCGGTCACCGACACGACGGTCCTTCTGACGGGAAAATCGGGGACCGGCAAGGAACTGGCGGCGCATCTGGTTCACGAAAACTCCCCGCGGAAGGATAAGCCGTTCATTCCGGTCAACTGCGCCGCTCTCACGGAGACCCTTCTGGAATCGGAACTGTTCGGACACGAAAAGGGGGCTTTCACCGGAGCGGTCGCCCGCAAGCGGGGACGATTCGAACTGGCCGACGGGGGGACGATCTTTCTGGATGAAATCGGGGAAACATCGCCGGCCCTTCAGGCGAAACTTCTTCGGGTTCTGGAGGAACGTCAGTTCGTCCGGGTCGGGGGGGTAGATAATGTCAAGACCGATGTCCGCGTGATTGCGGCCACGAACAAGAACCTCAAAGAGGAAATAGCCAAAGGAAAGTTCCGGGAAGATTTGTACTATCGGCTGAATGTCTTTCCGATTCAGGTCCCGTCGCTGGCGGAACGGCGGGATGATATCGCGCTGCTGGCCGAATATTTTCTTTCGAAGAAGCAATATCGCCACGGACATCTTTCCTCGGAGATTGTCAATATTTTGAAGTCATATCAATGGCCCGGCAATATTCGGGAACTTAAGAATATTCTGGAGCGGGCCATGATTCTGGCGGCGGGGGAACCCCTGGAGATGGAGCATATCGGGATAGATGACGAGACCGAGACGGCGCCTCTGGAAATGGAAAAGCCGGGGGATTTACCGGCGAGCGGTCTGGAGACGGCGGAAAAAGAGATGATAGAGAAGGCCCTCAAGAATTCGGGCGGAAACAAGACCGAGGCCGCCAAGATGCTTAAAATAACTCGGCGGCGGCTTTACTCGAGGATGAAATTTCATGGTATCAGGTGA
- a CDS encoding hypothetical protein (Evidence 5 : Unknown function), with product MNGPGKFWQRGFYDHIIRDENDLNKRRAYMANNPLKLEIDQTR from the coding sequence ATGAACGGCCCCGGAAAATTTTGGCAACGCGGCTTCTATGACCACATCATCCGCGATGAAAATGACCTTAATAAGAGACGAGCCTATATGGCCAATAACCCTCTCAAATTGGAAATTGATCAAACCCGGTAG
- a CDS encoding Alanine racemase, translating to MKKQNLTWLEIDSRAFSQNIKTIRKLAGKRLVAVAVKSNGYGHGLNEIISLLKKEKIEYIAVHSLEEASRARQAGWNREILVVGYVKLCDLAEVFRLNLELTVYNSETVTALGRLAEKKKVAADIHLKIETGTNRQGVEAGKLKKIVSLIKKYRYLHLKGISTHFANIEDTTDHSYANYQLGEFNRLAGQIEKMGLRPELRHTACSAALLLFEDTKFDLVRPGIAVYGLWPSKETYLSYRLAGGSNGILRPVLAWKTRVIQVKDVPADAFIGYGCTYRTSAKTRLAILPVGYSDGYDRSLSNLAHVLIKGKRAPIRGRICMNLMMADITDIPGVKLEDEVTLLGRDGRENLTADQMAAWAQTVNYEIISRINEQIPRIIV from the coding sequence ATGAAAAAACAGAATCTGACCTGGCTGGAAATAGATTCCAGGGCCTTTTCCCAGAATATAAAGACGATCCGCAAACTGGCGGGAAAAAGACTGGTGGCCGTGGCGGTGAAATCTAATGGTTACGGCCACGGATTGAATGAAATAATTTCGCTCCTTAAAAAGGAGAAAATCGAATATATCGCGGTGCATTCCCTGGAAGAGGCCTCGCGGGCGAGGCAGGCCGGATGGAACCGGGAGATTCTGGTGGTCGGATATGTGAAGTTATGCGATCTGGCGGAGGTATTTCGACTCAATCTCGAACTCACCGTGTACAATTCGGAAACCGTAACAGCTCTGGGGAGATTGGCCGAGAAAAAGAAAGTCGCGGCCGATATTCATTTGAAAATCGAGACCGGCACCAACCGTCAGGGGGTCGAAGCCGGTAAACTGAAGAAGATTGTCTCATTAATCAAAAAATATCGCTACTTGCACCTGAAAGGTATTTCGACGCATTTCGCCAATATCGAAGACACGACCGATCATTCGTACGCCAATTATCAGTTGGGAGAATTCAACCGTCTGGCGGGGCAGATAGAAAAGATGGGCCTAAGGCCGGAACTTCGTCATACCGCCTGCTCCGCGGCGCTTCTATTGTTCGAGGATACCAAGTTCGACCTGGTCCGTCCGGGGATCGCCGTATATGGTTTATGGCCGTCGAAAGAGACTTATTTATCGTACCGTCTGGCGGGTGGTTCCAACGGCATCTTGAGACCGGTTCTCGCCTGGAAAACAAGGGTGATACAAGTTAAGGATGTCCCGGCGGATGCCTTTATCGGCTATGGGTGCACGTATCGTACCAGCGCGAAGACGAGACTGGCAATACTGCCGGTGGGATATTCGGATGGCTATGATCGGTCGCTGTCGAATCTGGCGCATGTGCTGATAAAAGGAAAACGGGCGCCGATAAGGGGGAGGATTTGCATGAATTTAATGATGGCCGATATAACCGATATTCCCGGGGTGAAACTCGAGGATGAAGTGACGCTTCTGGGGCGGGACGGTCGCGAAAATCTGACGGCCGATCAAATGGCGGCCTGGGCGCAGACGGTTAATTATGAAATTATCAGCCGGATAAATGAGCAGATTCCCCGGATAATTGTGTAG
- the rex gene encoding Redox-sensing transcriptional repressor Rex: protein MISESSKRKISESTIHRLSLYYRVLSILEKENKETVSSKELAKREKLTPAQVRKDLSFFGSFGTRGLGYPVLELKRQIGEILGLNRTWNVALVGVGNIGSALVGYKEFQRQGFHIKIIFDNDQRKIGSNHKGIQVADIRNLEKELRDNRIEIVVIAVPATVAQYIVDDIVKAGIKAILNFAPVNLKVPEDVFLRNENMSMELEYLSFALINLQNGKRL from the coding sequence ATGATTTCAGAAAGCAGCAAGAGGAAAATTTCCGAATCGACGATTCATCGGCTGTCTCTTTATTATCGGGTTCTATCGATTTTGGAGAAGGAAAATAAAGAGACCGTATCATCCAAGGAACTTGCCAAGCGGGAGAAACTTACGCCGGCGCAAGTGCGCAAGGACCTGTCCTTTTTCGGATCGTTTGGAACGAGGGGTCTGGGATACCCGGTGCTGGAATTGAAACGTCAGATTGGAGAAATACTCGGGCTTAATCGGACCTGGAATGTGGCGCTGGTCGGGGTGGGGAATATCGGTTCGGCGCTGGTGGGCTACAAGGAATTCCAGCGGCAGGGATTTCATATCAAAATAATATTCGACAACGATCAGCGAAAAATCGGCTCGAATCATAAAGGGATTCAGGTCGCCGATATCCGCAATCTGGAAAAGGAACTTAGGGACAATCGGATCGAGATCGTGGTGATCGCGGTTCCAGCGACCGTGGCGCAGTATATAGTTGATGACATAGTTAAAGCGGGAATAAAGGCAATTTTGAATTTCGCTCCGGTGAATCTGAAAGTCCCGGAGGACGTATTTCTGCGCAATGAGAATATGTCGATGGAACTGGAATATCTTTCATTTGCGTTGATAAATCTTCAAAACGGCAAGAGGTTGTAA
- a CDS encoding putative Histidine kinase (Evidence 3 : Putative function from multiple computational evidences; Product type e : enzyme) — MIPLSRRNLAVIIFTLLLIGFVNIAWWIFYGRTERNYEAQLSRRLTSLAQLGADQFSGSLVQGLVCGDLRAYERTLDLIDHIRDADSLSEVFVIDLKGRYLATTLPNSDSVYYLGSLNRIYIDSAFLEISGRPVVTASYRAGDIFLKSAFVPLPDTAGTNAALLGLEADIDYTDELHQLKRNLYISSALSAGGGLLFGLFFFFVQRRINASEKALFLSQAQANLGRMVAVVSHEIKNPLMIIRASAERLKKGNGAPEAAFILEETDRLNNILTGYLDFASGKKNIRIEKIAMSALLSKIVEQFGHRLKSQGVNLLMGDTKEDIFVMADAVALRQVIINLVLNGAEAVKNKENGLIHIESSAREKRGIVEVTDNGSGIDPGTMKDIFEPFFTTRTSGSGLGLYLSKQLITAMRGEISVRSKSGGPTVFMIALPLADENSKREQ; from the coding sequence ATGATTCCGTTGAGCCGCAGGAACCTGGCCGTTATAATTTTCACGCTGCTTCTGATCGGGTTTGTCAATATCGCCTGGTGGATCTTTTATGGTCGGACCGAACGGAACTATGAGGCGCAACTATCGCGGCGGCTGACATCTCTGGCCCAACTGGGAGCCGATCAATTTTCCGGCAGTCTTGTGCAAGGATTGGTCTGCGGCGACCTTCGCGCCTATGAAAGAACGCTCGATTTGATCGACCACATTCGGGATGCCGATTCTTTGTCGGAAGTATTCGTAATCGATTTGAAGGGACGGTATCTGGCGACGACATTGCCGAATTCCGATTCCGTATATTATCTGGGATCCTTAAACCGCATATATATCGACTCGGCCTTCCTGGAAATATCGGGCCGTCCGGTCGTTACCGCAAGCTACCGGGCGGGCGATATTTTTCTAAAGTCGGCTTTCGTGCCGCTACCGGATACCGCCGGCACGAATGCGGCCCTGCTCGGTCTGGAGGCCGATATTGACTATACCGACGAATTACATCAATTGAAACGGAATCTCTATATCTCTTCGGCTCTTTCCGCGGGCGGCGGGCTGCTCTTCGGCCTGTTTTTCTTTTTTGTTCAGCGACGGATTAATGCTTCGGAGAAAGCCCTATTTCTTTCCCAGGCGCAGGCCAATCTGGGGCGGATGGTGGCGGTGGTTTCTCATGAGATTAAAAATCCCCTGATGATAATCCGGGCCTCGGCGGAGAGATTGAAGAAGGGGAACGGCGCCCCGGAAGCGGCTTTTATTCTCGAGGAAACCGATCGGCTCAATAATATCCTGACCGGGTATCTGGATTTTGCCTCCGGCAAGAAAAACATCAGGATTGAAAAAATCGCCATGTCGGCTTTGCTTTCAAAAATAGTCGAGCAATTCGGTCATCGCCTCAAATCGCAAGGTGTAAATTTGTTGATGGGAGACACAAAAGAAGATATTTTTGTCATGGCGGATGCGGTGGCTCTGAGGCAGGTCATAATCAACCTGGTGCTGAACGGGGCGGAAGCGGTGAAAAACAAGGAGAATGGACTGATTCATATCGAGAGTTCGGCGAGAGAGAAGCGGGGCATTGTCGAAGTCACCGATAACGGAAGCGGCATCGATCCCGGAACGATGAAGGATATTTTCGAGCCGTTTTTTACGACCCGGACCAGCGGCTCAGGGCTGGGATTGTATTTATCGAAGCAATTGATTACCGCCATGCGGGGTGAGATTTCAGTGCGGAGCAAATCGGGCGGACCAACGGTTTTCATGATTGCCCTGCCACTGGCCGATGAGAATAGTAAGAGGGAGCAGTAA
- a CDS encoding hypothetical protein (Evidence 5 : Unknown function), with amino-acid sequence MTPVHPEILAALTAGIQSEVATYVFYIEAAKLVTDEEIRVTLRQLAGEEKGHFQILEKQYDSLVRSEKWISTADILKQPGLPEITEEMEAQHKALVVKVRQAKDKREILELALGLERAANALFVKEAGEAKSKEERETFEHLARFEQGHINLISGMIARL; translated from the coding sequence ATGACGCCAGTTCATCCTGAAATATTAGCGGCGCTAACCGCCGGAATACAATCCGAGGTGGCCACCTATGTTTTTTATATCGAAGCCGCCAAGTTGGTGACCGATGAGGAAATCAGGGTCACGCTCCGGCAATTGGCCGGGGAAGAGAAGGGACATTTCCAGATTCTTGAAAAGCAGTATGATTCGCTGGTTCGCTCGGAGAAGTGGATCAGCACGGCCGATATCCTGAAGCAGCCGGGACTTCCGGAAATAACCGAAGAGATGGAGGCGCAGCATAAGGCTCTGGTAGTCAAGGTTCGACAGGCAAAAGACAAGCGGGAAATACTGGAACTGGCGCTGGGGTTGGAGAGAGCGGCCAACGCTCTTTTTGTCAAGGAAGCGGGGGAGGCGAAATCGAAAGAGGAAAGAGAGACTTTCGAACATCTGGCCCGTTTCGAGCAGGGGCATATCAATCTGATAAGCGGAATGATTGCCCGGCTTTAG
- a CDS encoding conserved hypothetical protein (Evidence 4 : Unknown function but conserved in other organisms), with protein sequence MIDRTTDPLEAIKIAMQREQEAFDFYNEHAKLFENEATREMFLYLAKEEAKHKAKLQEELDKNYLYEM encoded by the coding sequence ATGATCGACCGGACCACCGACCCTCTGGAAGCCATCAAAATAGCGATGCAGCGCGAGCAGGAGGCCTTTGATTTTTACAACGAACACGCCAAGTTATTCGAAAATGAGGCGACGCGGGAGATGTTTCTCTACCTGGCCAAAGAAGAAGCCAAGCATAAGGCCAAACTTCAGGAGGAACTTGACAAGAATTATCTTTACGAGATGTAG
- a CDS encoding conserved hypothetical protein (Evidence 4 : Unknown function but conserved in other organisms) gives MWEFVTNNVNEIRAKIARAAEKTKRPADDITIVAVSKTFPEDAVRAAVKAGITDIGENRLQEAEPKIKNLGDIARWHMIGHLQSNKVKRAVKIFDTIQSVDSFRLAELIDTDDEIHARTVSCLIEVNSSGEKSKFGVEPSKTLDLIKKISFLQNMKLCGLMTIGPLTDDPSQIRAAFRMTRKLFEEGKQIVGDYFNTLSMGMSSDYEIAVEEGATMVRIGTAIFGRRNGNIN, from the coding sequence ATGTGGGAATTTGTGACAAATAATGTAAACGAGATACGGGCCAAAATTGCCCGGGCCGCCGAAAAAACGAAACGGCCGGCCGATGACATAACCATCGTTGCCGTCTCCAAGACCTTTCCGGAAGACGCCGTCCGCGCTGCCGTCAAGGCCGGCATCACCGATATCGGCGAAAACCGCCTGCAGGAAGCCGAACCCAAAATAAAAAATCTCGGAGATATCGCCCGTTGGCATATGATCGGCCATCTCCAGAGCAACAAAGTCAAACGGGCCGTCAAAATATTCGACACCATCCAATCGGTCGACTCTTTCCGGCTGGCCGAACTGATTGACACCGACGATGAAATTCATGCCCGCACCGTCTCTTGCCTTATCGAAGTCAATTCCTCCGGGGAAAAATCGAAATTCGGCGTCGAACCGTCGAAGACCCTTGATTTGATTAAGAAAATCTCTTTCTTGCAGAATATGAAATTGTGCGGCCTGATGACAATCGGGCCTTTGACCGACGACCCCTCGCAGATTCGCGCCGCCTTCCGCATGACCCGCAAATTGTTTGAGGAGGGTAAGCAAATCGTGGGCGACTATTTCAATACCCTCTCCATGGGGATGTCGTCGGACTATGAAATTGCCGTCGAGGAAGGGGCCACCATGGTCCGGATCGGGACCGCCATCTTCGGCCGCAGAAATGGAAATATTAATTAA
- a CDS encoding hypothetical protein (Evidence 5 : Unknown function), with translation MKIAVILSIILILGAGLFAAEIHDAARGGDLEKVKSILMADPGAVGALNETGSTPLHSAAYNGQLAMSEYLISAGADINALSAQGSAPLHGASFYGHLEVVKLLIAKGAKVNVANRYGFIPLLSAAAGGNTEIVAALIEAGGDTSARITDGGLNALQLAAYNGHLGTAQYLISKGFDLNQKTETGETFLHAAVMTDSVNVVKFALDNGIDPNATNNMGETPLHQAVMSVFWQALTPEKTDMIKLLLGRGAKINARHNRGDTPLSRAIMSGNSQVVQLLLESGADVNNINDDGMTPLASAIKDSYLEIAGLLLDKGAMTETREIHYGLTPLHLAVLGGNLDIVKVLIDRVKDVNAKDNSGMTPLDYANNYGHRQVADILIKKGCTRGVSEQYPGASDQLAKGTTEGTAQLWYLGHCGWAIKTANHLMVFDYFPGNALPTELSLVNGHINPEEIKDMNVEVFVSHNHQDHYSPVIFGWQPTAKNLTYIFGFRPEELPENARQGYDGRPYEYIGPREAKTVDGMQISTIRANDGGVGFLIEADGLKIFHAGDHAGWDNGESQPFTSEIDYLAGLTPSVDMAFINTTGCRFSRDTLALQQSVFYTIEKLFPRLTIPTHGQGREYVYRDYAARIKANNFKTDVVCADFKGDRFEYIRRPL, from the coding sequence ATGAAAATCGCAGTAATTCTGTCAATTATTCTGATTCTGGGCGCGGGGCTCTTTGCGGCGGAGATACATGATGCCGCGAGAGGCGGGGATCTGGAGAAAGTAAAATCGATTCTAATGGCCGATCCGGGAGCGGTGGGGGCCCTGAATGAAACGGGATCGACGCCGCTTCACAGCGCCGCATATAACGGCCAGTTGGCGATGTCGGAATATTTGATTTCGGCGGGAGCCGATATCAACGCTCTATCAGCGCAGGGAAGCGCGCCGCTTCATGGGGCGTCCTTTTACGGACACCTCGAGGTTGTGAAGCTTCTCATTGCCAAGGGGGCAAAAGTGAATGTGGCCAACAGGTACGGTTTCATCCCACTTTTGAGCGCGGCGGCGGGGGGGAATACGGAAATCGTAGCGGCTCTTATAGAGGCCGGCGGGGATACCTCGGCACGGATCACCGATGGCGGCCTTAACGCCCTGCAACTGGCCGCTTACAACGGTCATTTGGGCACCGCCCAGTACCTTATCAGCAAAGGATTTGATTTAAATCAGAAGACGGAGACCGGAGAGACTTTTCTTCATGCCGCTGTCATGACCGACAGCGTTAATGTTGTCAAATTCGCGCTCGACAACGGTATCGACCCGAACGCGACCAATAACATGGGGGAAACGCCACTTCATCAGGCCGTCATGTCGGTTTTTTGGCAGGCTTTAACACCGGAAAAGACAGATATGATTAAACTGCTTTTGGGCAGGGGAGCCAAGATAAATGCGCGTCATAATCGGGGAGATACGCCGCTGAGTCGGGCCATTATGAGCGGCAACAGCCAGGTAGTTCAGTTGCTTCTTGAATCCGGGGCGGATGTAAACAATATAAATGATGACGGTATGACGCCACTGGCGTCGGCCATCAAGGACAGCTACCTGGAAATTGCGGGACTCCTTCTTGATAAAGGGGCAATGACGGAGACGAGGGAAATCCATTACGGTTTGACACCGTTGCATTTGGCGGTCCTGGGCGGGAATTTGGATATTGTGAAAGTCCTAATAGACCGTGTCAAGGATGTCAATGCAAAGGACAATAGCGGCATGACGCCGCTTGACTACGCCAACAATTATGGTCACAGGCAGGTGGCCGATATTCTTATCAAGAAGGGATGCACCAGGGGAGTCTCGGAGCAATACCCCGGCGCCTCCGACCAACTTGCCAAAGGGACAACAGAAGGGACGGCCCAATTGTGGTATCTGGGACATTGCGGTTGGGCCATAAAGACCGCGAATCATCTGATGGTTTTCGATTATTTCCCCGGAAACGCGCTTCCGACCGAACTATCGCTCGTCAACGGCCATATCAATCCGGAAGAAATTAAGGATATGAACGTTGAGGTTTTTGTTTCCCATAATCATCAGGATCATTACAGCCCGGTGATTTTCGGGTGGCAGCCGACGGCAAAAAATCTGACATATATTTTCGGTTTCAGACCGGAGGAACTTCCGGAGAACGCCCGACAGGGATATGACGGCCGCCCTTATGAATATATAGGGCCGAGGGAGGCAAAGACGGTCGACGGAATGCAGATAAGTACAATACGCGCCAATGACGGGGGAGTCGGTTTTTTGATTGAGGCCGACGGCCTGAAAATTTTCCATGCCGGAGATCATGCCGGATGGGACAATGGCGAGAGCCAGCCCTTCACCTCCGAAATAGATTACCTGGCCGGCCTGACTCCGAGTGTCGACATGGCCTTTATCAATACCACCGGGTGCCGTTTCTCACGGGATACTCTGGCTCTTCAGCAGAGCGTCTTTTATACGATAGAGAAATTGTTCCCGCGCTTGACTATTCCCACCCACGGTCAGGGCCGGGAATATGTTTATCGGGATTATGCCGCGAGGATCAAGGCGAATAATTTCAAGACCGATGTTGTCTGTGCTGATTTTAAGGGAGACAGATTCGAATATATCAGAAGGCCGCTCTAA
- a CDS encoding putative DivIVA domain protein (Evidence 3 : Putative function from multiple computational evidences) has protein sequence MDLTPNEIRNQTFTSSFRGYHKEEVEAFKEAAASALEEAKVEILKLNEERETLKQHYNDLKGLEDTIRAAVIEAQKSAEIILSNAKREAELVIAEAVRVRDEALEQRRRRLAELDAKIEEFQFARRSFYAKLRADIESHMRLLDSMNPELPENRPREYKNPPESGDDIDKIVDQFRRDTGNTEGNPNG, from the coding sequence ATGGATTTGACACCCAACGAAATTCGCAATCAGACTTTCACTTCTTCCTTTCGGGGCTACCATAAGGAGGAAGTCGAGGCNTTCAAAGAGGCGGCCGCCTCGGCCCTCGAAGAAGCCAAAGTCGAAATTCTCAAACTCAACGAAGAACGCGAAACACTCAAACAGCACTATAATGACCTGAAAGGACTCGAGGATACCATCCGCGCCGCCGTGATCGAGGCCCAGAAAAGCGCCGAGATCATTCTCTCCAACGCCAAGCGCGAAGCCGAACTGGTCATCGCTGAGGCCGTCCGGGTCCGCGACGAGGCCCTGGAGCAAAGGCGCCGCCGTCTGGCCGAACTCGACGCCAAAATCGAGGAATTTCAATTCGCTCGGCGGTCGTTCTACGCCAAACTGCGCGCCGATATCGAGTCGCACATGCGCCTGCTGGATTCGATGAATCCCGAATTGCCCGAAAACCGCCCGCGAGAATACAAGAATCCCCCTGAGTCCGGCGATGATATCGATAAAATTGTCGACCAGTTCCGTCGCGATACCGGCAACACGGAAGGAAATCCCAATGGCTGA
- the punA gene encoding Purine nucleoside phosphorylase 1 has protein sequence MADLKTMINEAASFIRTKTTLSPEIGIILGTGLGSLADGIEIAAKVDYGTIPHFPVSTVESHAGRLLFGSLQGKKVVAMQGRFHYYEGYSLQQVTFPVRVMKELGIKTLIVSNACGGLNPLFNRGDIMIITDHINLLGNNPLIGPNDNSVGDRFPDMYNCYDKDLVKLAEQVALEQKLPVKKGVYVSVAGPNLETAAEYRFLRAIGADVVGMSTVPEVIAARHQHTKVLAFSIITDMGLPDALTACSLDEIIATANKAEPKLRELIAGCVAKL, from the coding sequence ATGGCTGATTTGAAAACGATGATAAACGAAGCGGCTTCTTTCATCCGCACCAAGACCACACTCTCCCCGGAAATCGGCATCATCCTCGGCACCGGGTTGGGCTCGCTGGCCGATGGCATCGAAATCGCCGCTAAAGTCGATTACGGCACCATCCCGCACTTTCCCGTCTCAACGGTCGAGTCCCATGCCGGACGGCTCCTCTTCGGCTCTCTCCAAGGGAAAAAGGTGGTCGCCATGCAGGGACGGTTCCATTACTACGAAGGGTATTCTCTGCAACAGGTCACCTTCCCCGTCCGCGTGATGAAAGAACTCGGTATCAAGACGCTCATCGTCTCCAATGCCTGCGGCGGTCTCAACCCGCTCTTCAATCGCGGCGACATCATGATTATCACCGATCATATCAATCTGCTCGGGAACAATCCCCTCATCGGCCCCAACGATAATTCCGTCGGCGATCGCTTCCCCGATATGTACAACTGCTACGATAAAGATCTGGTCAAACTGGCCGAGCAGGTCGCTTTGGAGCAGAAACTGCCGGTGAAAAAAGGGGTCTATGTTTCCGTCGCCGGGCCGAACCTGGAAACCGCCGCCGAGTACCGTTTCCTGCGCGCCATCGGCGCCGATGTCGTCGGGATGTCCACTGTGCCCGAAGTTATCGCGGCGCGTCACCAGCATACTAAGGTGCTGGCGTTTTCGATTATCACCGATATGGGTCTGCCCGATGCTCTGACCGCCTGTTCGCTCGATGAGATTATCGCGACGGCCAACAAAGCCGAACCCAAACTCCGCGAACTGATCGCCGGCTGTGTCGCCAAGTTGTAA